The genomic segment GTTCTTCTAGCAGGCCAATGGACTGAAGGCCTCTCAATTCCTTGGGGGCTTTTGCCCTCTGGTGTGGCTCCACAGGGATGCTGACAATATGGCACCTTGTTTGCCTCAGCATGAGTTGTCCCGGAGAGACATCAAGACAGATGCTTTTATAATGTAATCTCAAAGGTGACATTTACCCTGTACtgtttatgagtcggaatcaactcgacagcactgggtttggttttggtttggttccttAGATGTATCAAgaagtccagcccacactcaaggagAGGAGTTACACAAGGGCCTGAATAGCAGGAGGCCAGCAGGGGCTCTTTGGGGTCATCCTAGAGGCTGCCTGCCACACCCCTCCACTGTTCTATGGATAAAATTCAGGACGGACCACTCAGTGGGACATTCCCCCATCCTTGGGGGGGAGGAATAGAGGTGAGGCTGCACCCCTTTCACACCCTCCTCCCTGCACACCCCCTGGGCCTTGCAGGTACCCCAAGCTGTTCCCCCTGAGCTGCCCGCCTCTGCGAGAGTCACCGCCACGCCCCAAGCACACGGCCGTGGCCTTCCTGAAGACGCACAAGACAGCGGGCACGACTGTGCAGAACATCCTGTTCCGCTTCGCCGAGCGCCACAACCTGACGGTGGCCCTGCCGCACCCAAGCTGCGAGCACCAGTTCTGCTACCCGCGCAACTTTTCCGCGAACTTCGTGCACCCGGCCACGCGGCCGCCGCACGTGCTGGCCAGCCACCTGCGCTTCGACCGCGCCGAGCTTGCGCGCCTCATGCCGCCCGGCACCGTCTACGTCACCATCCTGCGCGAGCCGGCCGCCATGTTCGAGTCGCTCTTCAGCTACTACAACCAGTACTGCCCGGCCTTCCGGCGCGTGCCCAACGCGTCGCTCGAGGCCTTCCTGCGCGCGCCCGAGGCCTACTACCGGGCGGGCGAGCACTTCGCCATGTTCGCGCACAACACGCTGGCCTACGATCTGGGCGGCGACAACGAGCGCAGCCCGCGCGACGACGCCGCCTACTTGGCGGGCCTCATCCGCCAGGTGGAGGAGGTCTTCTCGCTCGTGATGATCGCCGAGTACTTTGACGAGTCGCTCGTGCTGCTGCGGCGTCTGCTGGCCTGGGACCTGGACGACGTGCTCTACGCCAAGCTCAACGCGCGCGCCGCCAGCTCGCGCCTGGCCGCCATCCCCGCGGCGCTGGCGCGAGCCGCGCGCACCTGGAACGCGCTCGACGCCGGCCTCTACGACCACTTCAACGCCACGTTCTGGCGCCGTGTGGCGCGCGCCGGCCGCGCGTGCGTGGAGCGCGAGGCACGCGAGTTGCGCGAAGCCCGCGAGCGCCTTCTTCGGCGCTGCTTCGGTGCGGAGCCCGTGCTGCGGCCCGCTGCGCAGATCCGCACCAAGCAGCTGCAGCCGTGGCAGCCCAGCCGTAAGGTGGACATCATGGGCTACGACCTGCCCAGCGGCGGCGCCGGCCCCGCCAGCGAAGCCTGCCTCAAGCTGGCCATGCCCGAGGTGCAGTACTCCAACTACCTACTGCGCAAGCAGAAGCGCCGGGGCGGCGCGCGGGCCCGGCCAGAACCCGCGCTGGACAATCCCCCGCCTCGGCCCATCCGGGCGCTGCCCCGCGTACCCCAGGGCCCTTGAGCTCCGCTTGCTTGCGGAGGCTGGGGCCTGCCTGCCCAGGATCTAGCCTGGGGCTGCCTCTGTGCCTGCCCCGTCACGGCTCTTTCTCAAGGGGTTTGGTTCCCCGCGCTGAATTTCGGGAACGCCTCGCAAACTTTGCGCACCTCCCTGTAGTGGGCTGAACCCCACCTTTGCGGAGGGTGCTCATAGGCCCGATCGAGCCCCGGGCCGCCCTCTCTTCCTTCCCAAATGGTTAGTGACTTTTGGCAATAGGTCCGAGGCCTGTCTAGGACTGTCCATCCTGCCTTTTTCTGGGGCCTGAGCTCCCCAGTAATCTGGGTCCTACCTGGACGTGGGAGGGGAAGCTGAGCCTCACCTGGCTTTTCCGAATGGAGGAGCCCAGGCCCCAGATAGGAGCTGAGCCCTGGGGAACGCTGCCTTCACAGTCAACCTCCaggctctttcccttcctccaGGGATACAGGGGCCTCCGTACTGTCTTCCAGGTTCTACCCACCCCACAGATCTGAGCTGCTCCCAGACTCCCAGAACGAAGTGTTCTTGGATTGGGCTTTTTGTTTGAatggtttttccttttttaataaaatacctTGGAAATGTGCGAGTTTAATGTCAACCATGGGAAGCCAGATTCTCCGTGTGCCAGGAGGTGGCAGGTACCCAGGAGGATCTGTGACTGTGCCCATGGGCAGGACTCCATCAGCTCCCCTGCTGCTCCTCCCCGAGGCCCACAGCCCTCACCAGCCCTGTGGTCACAACACAGACTGGCCACTTCAGCCCCATGTGCTTTTCTTTCGGAAACTCTAGAAAAGGAATGGTCTTCCTTTTCATTCAATTCAGCAACATTGATTGAGCATTCTCTCTGTCACTTGGGGACACAGGTAAACAAGGCAGGTAGGGCCTTTATCCTCATAGAGCACATGGGGAGCAAGCATGTCAACAAACAGGAGGAGGTTGGAGCAAAACCGTGTCTCCTTGGCTGGAAAGAGAATCATAACTCAGAATTTTATCTCTTATAAAGttgctgaaaggagccctggtggcacagtgtttaagcactcagctgctagcccaaaggCGGGCAGTTCAAACCTTCTagccaccccacaggagaaagatgtggcagtctccttccgtaaagatttgcagccttggaaactctatgggcagttctactctgttctataggacagctatgagtcagaattaccttgacagcaacaggtttttgtttttttttttaagtcaccaaATCTACCACTGGCCTGCCTTCCCCACAAGAAAAAGACAGCTGTCACTCAGATGAGGACAAATCCCTCCCCCAAATTCCTTTGACACTGCAACACACCCAGCACTTTTCAATGAAGCCTTCCTTTGAAGACCAGCAGAGAATCAGGGCTTATTTCTTCAGAACTACAttgatgttgttattaggtgcggtggagttggtttcgactcagcgaccctgtgcacaacagaatgaaacactgcccggtcctgcgccgtccttacaatccttgttatgcttgagctcattgttgcagccactgtgtcaatccacctcgttgagggtcttccccttttcccgctgaccctgtactttgccaagcatgatgtccttctccagggaccgatccctcctgacaatatgtccaaagtatgtaagacgcagtctcaccatccttacttctaaggagcattccggttgtacttcttctaagacagatttgttccttcttttggcagtccacggtatagtcgatattgttcgccaacaccacaattcaaaggtgtcaactcttcttcggtcttcctcgattgaaaataccatggcttgggtcaggcgcaccttagtcttcagtgtgacatctttgctcttcaacactttgaagaggtcctttgcagcagatttacccaatgcaacgtgtcttttgatttcttgactgctgcttccatggctgttgattgtggatccaagtaaaatgaaatccttgacaacttcaatcttttctctgtttatcatgatgtttctcattggtccagttgtgaggatttttgttttctttatgttgaggtataatccatactgaaggctgtggtctttgatcttcattagtaagtgcttcaagtcctcttcatttcttCATTGATATATCTGGACAAGTAATAAAAACATAGGTTCACAGGATTGATTCTGCCAGCAACTGTGTAAGGGCTGTACATATACCTGTGAGATAGGTAacattttataggtgagggaACTGGAGCGATGACGTGAAGCTCAGGGTCACACAGAAGGTGGCcattaggatttgaacccaggtagcGTAGCTTTGCGTCTATGCTCTTAAGTGCTGTGCATATTCGAACACAGAGGCTCACATCCCCCAGGCTTTGCTGACTCCCAGGACCTTTCCCCAAAAGAATGTAAAATTAAACTGAGACACTGCCATTGGCTTAGCATTATCTTATTTTTCACGGAGACAATGGTTGACCTGTTTGGGCAATGGGGATTACAGCGGTAGGCGGGGAGGTCCCGTGGCACTCCCCAGGCTTGACAATGGGCTGTTTGTGTGGCAGCTTGTTTGTTAACAGCGGGGCTATGGAAAAGGCAAACGTAGACATCAAAACCATAAGCAGGTCTCTGAAGTAGCAGCAAAGAATTATACTAGGCTCAAAGTTGTTTGTCCAAAGACAGGTGTCCTCTGGCCCCAGGATAAGAAGGCATCTGCCTGCCACTGTCCCCCTCTCTCCTGCTCTCTAGTTCTGGCACATGGCCATACTTCTGCCTAAAACATCCTTCCGCCTGCCCTGTGTCCTCCCGGAAAAGTCAGAGACATCCTTAAGATCCCTTTCTAGAgacctctcctgccttctctgaCTCCCAGGCAGCCGGCCCTCCTGTACAAGCCTCACCCCACTTCAGTTGACAGCCCAGCACTGAACTCAGAATCATCAGACACTAGGAGGGGATTTCCTGTTTGACAGGGGCAAGGTCAGACCTTAGGTAGACGTCAAATCAAATATTATTGTTCAGAGGCCAAGGAACTCTGGTCCAAACATCTCCAGCCTTAGCCACAACCCCAGGGAACAGGCCCGAGCCCCTGTGACCCCAGCCCCCGTGACCCCAGCCCCCTGCAAGGAAGCCGTTTCCATCAGCACACATGTGGTGCTGCCCACTCCATGGCCACCCTGCTTGGCTCCAGAGATTGGCCGCGGGTGGATGTGTTCCCTGCCTTGAGGAGCTCACACTATGGTCTGGGGCAGTTGTGTGAGCCGCAACCTGGATGGCAATGACATGATGGAGGCGATTTTGCCTAGTAATTGACATAGGTGCTTTGGAGTTCAAACCCTGGCTCTGTCACCTGCTGGTTACATGACCTTGGACTTAGCCCCTGAGCCACCGTTCCCCTCATGGGTTTTTTGAAGGGTGTTTGGGGTCAGGCACTCAGCACAGTACCGGCCATGTGGAACTGCTCCTGGTGTAGCAGCTCTGGCTTCAGCAGCCTCCTCCAGGGGACACCCTGCACTTGTTGACGACACAGTGTGGCCCATCTATATCATATTCCAGCAGACAGAAGCAAGCGTTTGGAGGAAGGGCGCCTTTTTCTACTTTGCCCAAAGGCCAGCTGCTGCCTTGATTTTTATAATTACCGAAGGATGTGCAAACTGCGGGGGCAGCTAAGAGAAGGACAGTGGTGTCCACATGAGAGTCCAAGAGGGGATccctggggcaggggcaggggagggTGCTCCAGACAGAGGGTGCCAAGGTACCCGTGTGAGAATGCCTGGCATTTGTGAGACGGAACAGACTGTGTGATAGGGGTGGGGACAAGTACGCCAGTGCCAGGTGATAACCAGCAGGGGAGGCGAGCTGCCCCCAGCACAGAGGGGCCCACCGGCTATACCGCTCTGTAGCCCATTCCCAGCACAGCAGCACGGAGCACCCGGTGGGGACGCCTGCTGTAGCTGGTAGGAAGTCTCTAGGCTAGGCAGCAGAGAGGCCTTTAATGAGACACTGCAAATGCCACTGGGAGAAGCCATGTTGATAGCAATGCTAAGAGcgagcatttactgagcacctactgtgtgcccagcACTCTCCTCAGTGCCTTATGTATTTTAACGTCCTTGATTCTCACAACAGTCCTGGAAAGTGGGCGCTATTCTGGTCCCCATTCTACAGACGAGGAAACAGGTCCACCCAGCTAAGAGAGGCTGAGCTAGGGCAGAAACCAGAGGGCTGTGACCCCTGAGACCCAGCTCTGACATCAGAGTGCACAGGCCTCCCTCTCAACCACATCCCCAGGGGTCCCGCAGCTTCCTCTTTAAAAGGGCTGCTTATAAAAGCCTCCTTCAAGTAGACCGGGAGGGAGGTGCCGAGGTAAGGAAGGGCACAGAgcgagtgtcttagttatctagtgctgctgtaacagaaataccacacgtgagtggctttaacaaacagaaatttattttctcacaatttaggaggctagaagtcaagtTCAGGGCAACAGCTCTAGGGatgggctttctttctctgttggctccgggCGACGGTCCTTGTCTGTTTTTAGCTTCTGCTATCGTTTTGTGGCCTGTTTCTGCCCctgtttgtttttccttgctTCTGTCCCTaaactgctccttttatatctcaaaagtgattggcttaaaaggcAACCTAGACTGCtaggacctcattaacataacaaagaaaaccctattctcagATGGGATTATATCCCcatgtatgttgttattgttgtgtgttatggagtccattccgactcatagcaaccctgtaggacagagtggaactgtcccatagggtttcctaggctgtgtaagatgtggcattctgctcctataaagatttacagcctaggaaatcctatggggcagtttgactctgtcctatagggttgctgtgagttggaatccactcgaagggAGTGGGCTTTtggtaatctttactggagcagactgacattctcccgaggagcggctggtgggttccaacagccgactttctggttagcagtcgagcgcttaaccactggaccaccagggctccgtattcacctgtataaaaccaaaccaaacccagtgccgtcgagttgattccgactcatagcgaccctataggacagagtagaactgccccatagagtttccaaggagcgcctggtgaatttgaactgccgaccctttggttagcagccataacacttaaccactacgccaccagggtttccattcacctGTATAGGGAtcgggatttataacacataatttttttttaataatttttattgtgctttaaatgaaagtttacaaatcgagtcagtctttctcacacaaaacccatatacagcttgctacacactcccatttactctgcccctaatgagacagcctgctctctccctccactctctcttttcatggccatttccccagcttctaaccccctccaccctctcatctcccctccagacaggagatgccaacatagtctcaagtgttcacctgacccaagaagctcactcctcaccagcatccctctccaacccattgtccagtccaatccatgtctgaagggttggcttcgggaatggttcctgtcctgggccaacagaaggtctgggggccatgatgaCCGgtttccttctagtctcagtcagatcattaagtctggtcttataagaatttggggtctgcatcccactgttctcctgccctcaggggttctctgttgtgttccctgtcagggcagtcatcagttgtagctgggcaccatctagttcttctggtctcaggatgatgtagttcctggttcatgtgtccctttctgtctctttggctcgtaattgccttgtgtccttggtgttcttcattctcctttgatccacatgggttgagaccaactgatacatcttagatggctgcttgctaccaattaagaccccagacgccactcttcaaagtgggatgcagaatgttttgttaatagattttattatgccaattgacttagatgtcccctgaaaccatagtccccacacccccacccctgctacgctggccttcaaagcattcaattttttcaggaaacgtctttgcttttggtttagtccagttgtgttgacctcccctgtattgtgtgctatctttcccttcacctaaagtagttcttatctactatctaattagtgaatgcccctctcccaccttccctccctccgccctctcgtaagcacaaaagaatgttttcttctcagttcaaactatttctcaagttcttagaatagtggtcttatacaatatttgtccttttgcaactgactgatttcactcagtataatgccttccagataacacataattttggggacacaattcaatccaaaacagcaGGGAGGCTGGCCATCTGCTGACACAATGAGGCAGCTTCCCAGGGCGGGCTAGAGACGCAGAGGGGGTCTGCAGGGCAGGGGCCCTGAGGAGAGGGACAGCCTCTAGGCCCCTCTGGAAGAGAATGTGGAGGGAAGAAAGTGAGGTGAGGAGGAGGCAGAGCATGGCAGCCCCTTTCTCAATCTCACAGACCCCAGTTTAGCACCTCTGACTGAGCAGGGTTGCAGTGATCTAGGTGCCCTGGCCAGCCACCCCTCTTCTCCCCAAGAGTTCCCCAGGACAGGAACACTCACCCTACCCCGTCCCAATCTCATGGGATTTCCACAACACCCAGACAACAGCGTGCAGGGTCAGGCCCTAAGGCCCCGTTACAAATGGAAGGCTGAATCCCTGAGAGGAGATGTACCTTTCAGAGGTGGCCTAGAGCCAGGGCAGGGCCAGGAGTTGGGACATTCTCATGAGGTGGGGCCACAAGGTACAGACCCTAGGTCCTCTATCCTAAACTCGTAATCTGTCTCCAGCCCAGACCTCCTACCTGAGGGTCCCCCAGGCTTATCAAACACAGTATGTTCAAATCCAACATCTTATCTTCTGCCCAAACCTGCTCCACCTCCAGGGCTCTCAGGTCCACTAACCGGCAACCCCATTCAAACAGACACTCAAGCTTCAAATTTTGATGTCTCCTTAATGCCCCCCTTTCCGTTTTCCCAGCACCACCTACCTATCTGTCACCACACCCTGTAGTTCCTAGCTCCTGAATAACTGGCACCTACCCACCTCTTTCCCCACAACTTCTGCCCTAATCCAAGCCATCAGAGCTTCTCttctggttgccatcaagtcaattccaactcaaagcgacctcacgtgtgtcagagaagagctgtgctccacagggttttcaatagctgattttgcATAagttggtcaccaggcctttcttccaaagcgtGCCTGTGTGTGGATTTGAACCTAcaaactttctgttggcagcCAAATACGTTAACCgttggtaccacccagggactccaaggtatAAAATAGAAGGGCTTAATGAACAACTAAACaagaaaatcacacacacacaaaaagatatcTTCACAATAAAATTCACTTCTCACCTGCATAATCCACGTTTTAAATAGTTCATatcaacagaaaagtggtaaggagGCAGCTAGTCACAGCACATAAAAACACTGTGTTTAGAAGGGTAGTGCCCCTCTGATTTTCTTTTACCCCAGTGTAGTTGATTTGCTCCCCTGAGTAAGGCATCACAGCCTAAGGGGAAGTTAGGGAGGTAGCTCAGGAGGGAGAGGCAATGTCATGCAATGCcaaaaccaaaagaccaaacccattgctgtcgagtgaattccaactcatagtggactCCAACTCTgtcaccatataagacagagcagaattgccccagagggtttcctaaaTTTTAACctccagtccccagagaaggacatcatgcttggtaaagtagagggtcagtgaaagagaggaagatcctcaatgagatggtctgacacagtggctgcaacaatgggctcaagcatagcaatgattgtggggatgatgtaggaccgggcagcgttttgttctgttgtacataaggtcgctctgagttgggaccgactccatggcacctaacaaccataatgatctttacagaagcagactgccacagctctCTTCCATGGcgtgtctggtgggttcaaactgccaacctttcgtttagcagctgagcacttaatcactgcaccaccagggccccatcatGCAATGCAGTGTTCACAAGTTATCAAAAAACTCAAAACCCAAGAAGGCATCGGCCAAATGAGCACAGTCCTACCGTGCACCCGACATGGGCCTGAAAGACCTCTAACAAATGGTTTATAAGGCCGTTCATTCTATTCATCACTGAAAATGCTGACATCCCACGGCATGTGAAGTTCAAAAATAATGCtgttgaaggagtccctgggtagtagagtcggttaagcactcgactgctaaccaaaagattggtggttggaacccacccagaggcaccttgaaagtaAGTCGTGGCGATCTGCTGcggaaagttcacagccttgaaaactttatggagcacggttctactctgcacacatggggtcgccatgagtggaaattgactcagtggcaactggtgtgGTAATGTGCAGGGTAAAATATTTTCTGATCAGCTATCCCACAAGGCTACATTTCATTCCACTTCCCCACACCCAGTCCTCGCTAGCCTTGTTTACACCTCCctattaacaaaaccaaaacccagtaccttcgagtcgattccgactcatagtgaccctatagcaaccctataggacagagtagaactgccccatagagctctcaaggagcacctggaggattcaaactgccgactctttgattagcagccgtagcacttaaccactacaccaccagggtttcttacatactttggacgtgttgtcaggagggatcagtctttggagaaggacatcatgcttggcagagtacagggtcagcagaaaagaggaagaccctcaatgaggtggattgacacagtaactgcaacgatgagctcaagcagagcaacgtttgtaaggatggcgcaggaccgggcagtgtttcgttctgttgtgcatagggtcactacgagttgtgAGCCTACTTGACTGGCACTGAAGAACAAcaacattaacaaaacaaaggagccctggtttcacagtggttaagagcgtggctgctaaccaagagagctccctgtggttccaacccaccagccactcttcaggagaaagatgtggcagtctgcttccctaaagatttacagccttggaaacactatggggtggttctactctgtcctgtagggtcgctgtgaatcggaattgacttgacagtaacaggttttatTAACAGAACACAACTAACAAACCAAAAATAACGCtgtgggctttttgttgttgttgtttaatcacAGTCCCTTTCAGAACTCCTGGCCTAGAAACACCTTGAGGAATTTTATAGTTCCACAGAGCCCCAGCTGAAAGCCCTGCCCTGGCTGTTGACCCTGCTTGCTTGCCATAGCCCTGCTCAGCCCACAGGAAGGGGGAAAATGGAGGTTCATATGCCCAGTGCTTTAAACCCAAGACCCATGAGTTGCTCACAATTGCTTCTGCTCACACCTTTAGGCCACACCTACATATAAGGTACACTGGGAAAAGTAATCTCCAGTTGGGAGGCCATGTGCCCAGGAAGAAAAAGAGGACAGATTTGTGGGGCAACTAGAAGTCCTACCACaaattgccttcttgtctgctgCTGGCAACAGACAGTGAGCTGCTTGAGGGCAGGATCTGGGGCTCTTTCATCACTGGACCCCGGTGCTCAACGCTGGTCTAGGCTCTGGCCTTGGCTACAGCTCAAGAAGCAGCTGTAGTCAATGGAGTGACCAAGAAGCTTCCAGAAGATCTGCTCTGTGCACGAAGGGAGCCAGTGTCCAGGAAAACCTTGGCAGTGGACTTCAGGAAGAAGGACAGCATGGTGGTTAAGGGTGCAGACTTTGGAGCTATTATTGATTGTAAGTCCTCATTCATTGAGCAACTCATTTACCCTCTCTGAGCTGAAGcaccttcatctgtaaaatggtactaATGATGGCCACCATgtggggctgttgtgaggattaaagcaAATGTGTGTGAAATGCCTGGCACTGTGCCAGGCATATAGTAGTTTCCCAGTGAATGATAACTGATTGATTTTAGTAATAACTGAGGAAGGGAGTTTCCAACCCTCCCAATCAATGGTCAAAGAGAGAATAGTAATAACAATTAACACTTACTACACTGTTActcacaggagagagatgtggcagtctgtttccgtaaagatttacagccttggaaactctatgaggcggttctactctgtcctgtaaggccactctgagtcggaatcaactctacagcaacaggtttggtttcggttttggtttggtctgctGTTACTCTAATTTTCCTTggttcatactttgtatgttccacattccaattactaatgaatgtttgctgctgttacttctcactttgagttgtgccacatcagaaaatgaaggttgGTCCCAAAAGCTCTACTCTACCTGCATCATTCAGGTCAATTCTCCTTTGAGAAatcagctgttccccagtcatattttgcaCGCCTTAcaaccttgggggctcatcttccagtgctatattggacagtattccgttgtgatccatagagctttgttggttaatttttggcaatagattgccaggcctctgttcctagtctgccttagtctggacgctctgctgaaatctgtccaccatgggtgacccggcCATTATCTGAAATATTGGTGACATGTCTTCCaccgtcatagcaacacacaagccgtaacagtaagacaaactgacagatgggtgggaaACCCTTAATGAAATGAAttaacacaatagctgcaacaacgtgctcaaacataccaatgatcatgaagatggtgcaggatcgggcaacatttcattctgttatacacaagggcaccatgagttggagcaaaCTCAATTGCaaccagcaataacaacaacatgctgttACTATAAGCTTTACATATTTTAACTCTTTTGATCTTATCAGGCAGGTGTTattgctcccattttacagaggagggaaTTGAAGCATGGGAAGATTAAGCAACCAGACCGAGGTCACACACCCGCTCATGGTAGAGGCAGTAAGTCTTAAATGCAGAGCCAGCTGGTATCTAGGTGGGACTGGGGCTTGACTGCTTGGCCTCTTAAAGTTCTTTCCAACAACAGAACTAAAGCAACTGATGGGAGCCCATGGTGTCGTCCCGGACTTCTTCACCCAGCTTTGCCATTGACCCACATTGACACCTTGAGTCAGtcccttaccttttttttttttttttgtcctctatTTCCTCATT from the Loxodonta africana isolate mLoxAfr1 chromosome 7, mLoxAfr1.hap2, whole genome shotgun sequence genome contains:
- the GAL3ST3 gene encoding galactose-3-O-sulfotransferase 3, which encodes MPPILQSLQQATKMMSRRKVLLLVLACSTLSLLIHQGAQLSWYPKLFPLSCPPLRESPPRPKHTAVAFLKTHKTAGTTVQNILFRFAERHNLTVALPHPSCEHQFCYPRNFSANFVHPATRPPHVLASHLRFDRAELARLMPPGTVYVTILREPAAMFESLFSYYNQYCPAFRRVPNASLEAFLRAPEAYYRAGEHFAMFAHNTLAYDLGGDNERSPRDDAAYLAGLIRQVEEVFSLVMIAEYFDESLVLLRRLLAWDLDDVLYAKLNARAASSRLAAIPAALARAARTWNALDAGLYDHFNATFWRRVARAGRACVEREARELREARERLLRRCFGAEPVLRPAAQIRTKQLQPWQPSRKVDIMGYDLPSGGAGPASEACLKLAMPEVQYSNYLLRKQKRRGGARARPEPALDNPPPRPIRALPRVPQGP